From Chromohalobacter canadensis, one genomic window encodes:
- a CDS encoding TraB/GumN family protein yields MPDTPAGPRQVIDQGETRYTLLGTAHVSRASADEVRELIRSGDFDAVAIELCPTRYQSATQPNAMAKMDLFQVLRQGKAGMVAASLALGAFQQRVAEQSGVTPGAEMQMAIKETQRADLPLYLVDREIGVTLKRIYHNVPWWQRMSLISGLLGSVVSRKKVSSEEIERLKEGDVLESTFAEFAEQSESLYTPLIRERDRYMALRLREEVAGKAPRHILVVVGAGHMKGLGEHLQALGQQPPSDEAIDEERRSLEVTPARSKIWKALPWVIVALVLTGFAIGFSRDTGLGWSLVGEWFLINGALSALGTAIALAHPLTIIATFIAAPLTSLNPTIGAGFVAAGVELALRRPTVGDFSRLRRDVSAPRGWWKNRVARTLLVFLLATLGSAAGTWIAGLRIAGQLFG; encoded by the coding sequence ATGCCCGATACTCCCGCCGGCCCTCGCCAGGTCATCGATCAGGGTGAGACCCGTTACACCCTCCTGGGTACCGCCCACGTCTCGCGTGCCAGCGCCGACGAGGTCCGCGAGTTGATCCGCTCCGGCGACTTCGACGCCGTCGCCATCGAGTTGTGCCCCACGCGCTACCAGAGCGCCACCCAGCCCAACGCCATGGCCAAGATGGACCTTTTCCAGGTCCTGCGTCAGGGCAAGGCTGGCATGGTCGCCGCTAGCCTCGCGCTGGGCGCCTTTCAGCAACGCGTCGCCGAACAGTCCGGCGTCACGCCGGGTGCCGAGATGCAGATGGCGATCAAGGAAACCCAGCGCGCGGACTTGCCGTTGTATCTCGTCGATCGTGAAATCGGCGTGACCCTCAAGCGCATCTATCACAATGTGCCCTGGTGGCAGCGCATGAGCCTGATTTCAGGGCTGCTGGGCAGCGTGGTCTCGCGCAAGAAAGTCTCCAGCGAGGAGATCGAGCGCCTCAAGGAAGGCGATGTGCTCGAATCGACCTTCGCCGAGTTCGCCGAACAGTCGGAGTCGCTGTACACGCCGCTGATCCGCGAGCGCGACCGTTACATGGCGCTTCGCCTACGCGAGGAGGTCGCCGGGAAAGCGCCACGGCATATCCTGGTGGTCGTCGGCGCCGGCCACATGAAGGGCCTGGGCGAGCACCTGCAAGCGCTGGGGCAGCAACCGCCCAGTGACGAGGCCATCGACGAGGAGCGACGCTCACTGGAAGTCACCCCGGCCCGCTCCAAGATTTGGAAAGCCCTGCCGTGGGTCATCGTCGCGCTGGTATTGACCGGCTTCGCCATCGGCTTTTCCCGCGATACCGGCCTCGGCTGGTCATTGGTCGGCGAATGGTTCCTGATCAACGGCGCACTCTCGGCGCTGGGCACCGCCATTGCGCTGGCCCATCCACTGACCATCATCGCGACCTTCATCGCCGCGCCGCTGACGTCGCTCAACCCCACCATCGGCGCCGGCTTCGTCGCCGCCGGCGTCGAACTGGCTCTACGTCGTCCCACCGTGGGTGACTTCTCGCGCCTGCGTCGCGACGTCAGTGCACCGCGCGGCTGGTGGAAAAACCGCGTCGCCCGCACGCTGCTGGTCTTCCTGCTCGCCACGCTGGGGTCCGCCGCCGGCACCTGGATCGCCGGGCTGCGTATCGCCGGGCAATTGTTCGGGTAG
- a CDS encoding dodecin — MSDHVYKHIELTGSSPDGIEQAVNNALEKARETLHGMRWFEITDTRGHLEDGRVGHWQVTLKVGLALD, encoded by the coding sequence ATGAGCGATCACGTCTATAAACACATCGAGCTGACCGGCTCCTCCCCGGACGGTATCGAGCAAGCCGTGAACAATGCCCTGGAAAAGGCCCGCGAGACATTGCACGGCATGCGCTGGTTCGAGATCACCGACACTCGCGGCCACCTCGAGGACGGACGCGTGGGCCACTGGCAGGTCACGCTCAAGGTCGGCCTAGCGCTCGATTGA
- the trkA gene encoding Trk system potassium transporter TrkA → MKIIILGAGQVGGTLAEHLASEENDITVVDVDTKRLRELHNRLDIRTVVGTASYPMVLRQAGGEDADMLIAVTNSDEVNMVACQVAHTLFRTPTKIARVRATAYLTRKGLFSHDAIPVDVLISPEQVVTDHIRRLIEYPGALQVLDFAGSLAQLVAVKAYYGGPLVGQELGFLRRHMPNVDTRVAAIYRRNRALIPRGDTVIEADDEVFFIAARKDIRAVMSEMRKVDRDFRRVIIAGGGNIGERLAETLEHNHQVKIIEHELERCTVLSERLDRTVVLHGSATSKRLLLEENIEDCDIFCALTNDDEVNIMSSMLAKRLGAKKVLTLINNAAYVDLVQGGEIDIAISPQQATIGGLLTHVRRGDIVNVHSLRRGAAEAIEAIAHGDSRSSKVVGRTIDEIDLPSGTTIGAIVRGKEVIIAHDDVVVESGDHVILFVIDKRRIRDVERLFQVGLTFF, encoded by the coding sequence ATGAAGATCATCATCCTCGGCGCCGGCCAAGTCGGCGGCACACTGGCCGAACACCTGGCCAGCGAAGAAAACGACATCACCGTCGTCGATGTCGACACCAAACGCCTGCGCGAACTGCACAACCGTCTGGACATCCGTACCGTGGTGGGTACGGCATCCTATCCCATGGTGCTGCGTCAGGCGGGCGGCGAGGATGCCGACATGCTGATCGCGGTGACCAACTCCGACGAAGTCAACATGGTCGCCTGTCAGGTCGCGCATACGCTGTTTCGTACTCCGACCAAGATCGCCCGCGTCCGCGCCACCGCCTATCTGACACGCAAGGGCTTGTTTTCCCACGACGCGATCCCCGTCGATGTATTGATCAGTCCCGAGCAGGTGGTCACCGACCATATCCGCCGCCTGATCGAATACCCTGGCGCCCTGCAGGTACTCGACTTCGCCGGCAGCCTGGCCCAGCTGGTGGCGGTCAAGGCTTACTACGGCGGGCCACTGGTGGGCCAAGAGCTTGGCTTCTTGCGCCGCCACATGCCCAACGTCGACACCCGCGTGGCGGCGATCTATCGCCGCAATCGCGCACTCATCCCGCGTGGCGACACGGTCATCGAGGCCGACGACGAGGTGTTCTTCATCGCTGCGCGCAAGGACATCCGCGCAGTGATGAGCGAGATGCGCAAGGTCGATCGTGACTTCCGTCGGGTAATCATCGCGGGCGGCGGCAACATCGGCGAACGCCTCGCCGAGACGCTCGAACACAACCACCAGGTGAAAATCATCGAGCATGAGCTGGAGCGCTGCACGGTGCTCTCGGAGCGTCTCGACCGCACCGTGGTGCTGCACGGCAGCGCGACCAGCAAGCGCCTGCTGCTGGAAGAGAACATCGAGGATTGCGACATCTTCTGCGCGCTCACCAACGACGACGAGGTCAACATCATGTCGTCGATGCTGGCCAAGCGTCTGGGTGCCAAGAAGGTCTTGACGCTGATCAACAACGCGGCCTATGTAGACCTCGTTCAGGGCGGCGAGATCGATATCGCCATCTCGCCGCAACAAGCCACCATCGGCGGCTTGCTCACCCATGTGCGGCGCGGCGACATCGTTAACGTGCACTCACTGCGCCGCGGCGCCGCCGAGGCCATCGAGGCCATCGCCCACGGCGACTCGCGTTCCTCCAAAGTGGTGGGACGCACCATCGACGAGATCGACTTGCCCAGCGGCACTACCATCGGCGCCATCGTACGCGGCAAAGAGGTCATCATCGCCCACGACGATGTCGTGGTGGAAAGCGGTGACCACGTGATTCTCTTCGTCATCGACAAGCGCCGTATTCGCGATGTCGAGCGCCTCTTCCAGGTGGGGCTGACGTTCTTCTGA
- the rsmB gene encoding 16S rRNA (cytosine(967)-C(5))-methyltransferase RsmB, translating to MSTPDIRAVCASALAPVLDGKGSLNALDSALESAGVEGRDRGLAKALCFGVCRTLPRLEALSKILLRQSFKRRDQDIQALLLLGLYQLLYMRVPPHAAVGETAGAARALGKGWATRVLNGCLRRFQRDTQALQAQVDRDPSIALLHPEWMLTRWREAWPDDWRELAEANNQPGPMTLRVNRRHVDRETYLARLRDAGLAADPTPYAPDGVTLQEACDVRALPGFSEGAVSVQDEAAQLTAPLLEPTLATTPGARVLDACSAPGGKTAHLLEAFDLELTALDSDAERLGRVDATLTRLGLEATTLAADASRLEWWDEQPFDAVLLDAPCSGTGVIRRHPDIKRLRRPSDIRELAALQARLLDTLWMTLAPGGTLLYATCSVMPEENVDQIAAFLARTPDASADELNVDWGRPAGAGRQLLPRIEGHDGFFYARLRKTTA from the coding sequence ATGAGTACACCGGATATTCGCGCCGTCTGCGCCTCCGCCCTGGCCCCCGTGCTCGACGGCAAGGGGTCATTGAACGCCCTCGATAGCGCCTTGGAATCCGCTGGCGTTGAAGGACGTGATCGCGGCCTGGCCAAGGCGCTGTGCTTCGGTGTCTGCCGTACGCTGCCTCGCCTCGAGGCGCTGTCCAAGATCCTGCTGCGCCAGTCATTCAAGCGCCGCGACCAGGACATCCAGGCGCTGTTGCTGCTCGGCCTCTATCAGCTCCTGTACATGCGTGTCCCCCCTCATGCCGCCGTGGGCGAAACCGCCGGGGCCGCTCGTGCGCTGGGCAAGGGCTGGGCCACGCGCGTACTCAATGGCTGCCTGCGCCGCTTTCAGCGCGATACTCAGGCGCTTCAAGCGCAGGTCGACCGCGACCCGAGCATCGCGCTGCTGCATCCCGAGTGGATGCTCACACGTTGGCGCGAGGCCTGGCCCGACGACTGGCGCGAACTGGCCGAGGCCAACAATCAGCCCGGCCCCATGACCCTGCGCGTCAATCGTCGCCACGTAGATCGCGAAACGTACTTGGCCCGCTTGCGGGACGCCGGCCTGGCCGCCGACCCTACGCCGTACGCGCCGGATGGCGTGACCTTGCAGGAAGCCTGCGACGTGCGCGCCCTACCCGGCTTCAGTGAAGGCGCGGTGAGCGTGCAGGACGAGGCCGCCCAGCTGACCGCACCACTACTCGAACCAACCCTGGCCACGACGCCCGGCGCTCGCGTGCTGGATGCATGCAGCGCCCCCGGCGGCAAGACCGCACATCTGCTCGAAGCCTTCGATCTCGAACTCACCGCCCTGGACAGCGACGCCGAGCGGCTCGGCCGCGTCGACGCTACCCTGACGCGCCTCGGGCTCGAAGCTACCACATTGGCCGCCGACGCCAGCCGTCTCGAGTGGTGGGATGAACAACCTTTCGACGCCGTGCTGCTCGACGCGCCCTGCTCAGGCACCGGTGTCATTCGCCGCCACCCGGACATCAAGCGCCTGCGTCGTCCCAGCGATATCCGCGAGCTCGCTGCGCTACAGGCCCGCCTGCTCGATACGCTCTGGATGACCCTAGCCCCCGGCGGCACGCTGCTATACGCCACCTGCTCGGTGATGCCCGAAGAGAACGTAGATCAGATCGCCGCCTTCCTTGCCCGCACCCCGGATGCCAGCGCCGACGAACTCAACGTCGACTGGGGCCGCCCCGCGGGCGCCGGGCGCCAGCTCCTGCCGCGCATCGAAGGTCACGATGGCTTCTTCTACGCGCGTTTGCGCAAGACCACGGCGTAA
- the sstT gene encoding serine/threonine transporter SstT, with protein MSASLASPFRAVARLGLIPQIVIGIVLGIVVATVWPDAAASISLLGEVFISALKAVAPVLVFLLVMAAIANHRRGQPTHIRGVLLLYVIGTLCAALVAVVASFALPTTLVIDAPQASGQPPGGIAEILRNLLLNVVDNPIHALMNANFVGILAWAIGLGMMLRGSSETTLGVLNAFSDAVSNIVRLVIRFAPLGIFGLVAGTLADTGMNALLDYAHLLAVIVGCMLFVALVTNPLIVFLTTQRNPYPLVFACLRGSAITAFFTRSSAANIPVNMELCERLDLDADTYSISIPLGATINMAGAAITISVITLAAAHTLGISVDFASALLLCIVASLAACGVSGVAGGSLLLIPMAASLFGISNDVAMQVVAIGFVISVVQDATETALNSSTDVLFTAAACRAKH; from the coding sequence ATGTCCGCCAGCCTTGCCAGCCCTTTTCGCGCGGTGGCCCGCCTAGGGCTCATTCCGCAAATCGTCATCGGTATCGTGCTCGGCATCGTCGTGGCCACCGTCTGGCCCGATGCCGCCGCCTCGATATCGCTTCTGGGTGAGGTGTTCATCTCCGCCCTGAAAGCGGTGGCGCCGGTACTGGTCTTCCTGCTGGTCATGGCGGCCATCGCCAATCACCGGCGCGGCCAGCCCACGCATATTCGCGGCGTGCTGCTGCTGTACGTGATCGGCACCCTGTGCGCTGCCTTGGTGGCCGTCGTCGCCAGCTTCGCGCTTCCCACCACGCTGGTCATCGACGCTCCCCAGGCGAGTGGCCAGCCGCCGGGTGGCATCGCCGAGATCCTGCGCAATCTGTTGCTCAATGTCGTGGACAACCCCATCCACGCGCTGATGAACGCCAACTTCGTGGGTATTCTGGCGTGGGCGATCGGGCTTGGCATGATGCTGCGTGGCTCCTCGGAGACGACCCTCGGGGTACTCAACGCCTTCTCCGATGCCGTCTCCAACATCGTGCGTTTGGTTATCCGCTTCGCGCCGCTGGGTATCTTCGGCCTGGTCGCAGGCACGCTCGCGGATACGGGTATGAATGCCCTGCTCGACTACGCCCATCTGCTCGCCGTCATCGTCGGCTGCATGCTGTTCGTGGCACTGGTCACCAACCCCTTGATCGTGTTCCTGACCACCCAGCGCAACCCGTACCCACTGGTGTTCGCCTGCCTACGTGGCAGTGCCATCACCGCGTTCTTCACACGCAGCAGCGCCGCCAACATTCCCGTCAACATGGAGCTTTGCGAGCGCCTCGACCTGGACGCCGACACCTATTCGATCTCGATCCCGCTAGGCGCAACCATCAACATGGCCGGCGCCGCCATCACCATCTCGGTCATCACCCTGGCCGCCGCCCATACCCTGGGGATCAGCGTAGACTTCGCCTCGGCACTGTTGCTGTGTATCGTCGCCTCGCTCGCCGCCTGCGGTGTCTCCGGCGTAGCCGGCGGGTCCCTGCTGCTCATCCCGATGGCCGCCAGCCTCTTCGGCATTTCCAATGACGTGGCTATGCAGGTCGTCGCCATTGGCTTCGTCATCAGCGTCGTGCAGGACGCCACGGAGACCGCGCTGAACTCGTCAACCGACGTGTTGTTTACCGCCGCGGCGTGCCGCGCCAAACACTGA
- a CDS encoding TrkH family potassium uptake protein, protein MSFLVILRIVGLLLMLFSLTMVPPVVISLIFDDATWDAFVIGLGITFITGALLYWPARNARRELRTRDGFLITVMFWSVLGLFGSLPLMLAADPSLSFTDAVFESFSGLTTTGATILTGIDLLPESIRFYRQQLQWLGGMGIVVLAVAILPTLGIGGMQLYRTEIPGPLKDSKLTPRITETAKALWYIYAALTLTCFLAYWLAGMSWFDAIGHSFSTVAIGGFSTHDASIGYFDSATIELICVFFMIVSSLSFGLHFAVWREKRLSHYLLDPEFRFFVIFLALLITITIATLMLSGTYDDTLGLRHGLFEVVSVATTTGFGVADFTVWPGVLPFMLFIAAFVGACSGSAGGGMKVIRILLILKQGLREIHRLIHPNAVFSVKVGKMRISSGVAEAVWGFFSAYMLLFVLMLMILLATGLDQVTAWSAVGSALNNLGPGLGGVAEHYGDMPDLAKWTLVMAMMFGRLEIFTILVLFTPAFWRR, encoded by the coding sequence ATGAGCTTTCTGGTGATCCTGAGGATCGTCGGGCTATTGCTCATGCTGTTCAGCCTGACCATGGTACCACCGGTGGTGATTTCGTTGATTTTCGACGACGCCACCTGGGACGCCTTCGTCATCGGGCTGGGCATCACTTTCATCACCGGGGCGCTGCTGTACTGGCCTGCGCGCAATGCGCGTCGCGAACTGCGTACCCGCGATGGCTTTCTGATCACCGTGATGTTCTGGAGCGTACTGGGGCTGTTCGGTTCGCTGCCGCTGATGCTCGCCGCGGATCCCTCGCTGTCGTTCACCGACGCCGTGTTCGAATCGTTTTCCGGCCTCACCACCACCGGTGCCACCATTCTCACCGGCATCGACCTGCTGCCCGAATCGATCCGCTTCTATCGCCAGCAACTACAGTGGCTAGGCGGCATGGGGATCGTGGTGCTGGCAGTGGCGATCCTGCCGACACTCGGCATCGGTGGCATGCAGCTCTACCGCACCGAGATTCCGGGACCGCTCAAGGACTCCAAGCTGACGCCACGTATCACCGAAACCGCCAAGGCCCTGTGGTACATCTATGCCGCCCTGACCCTGACGTGTTTCCTGGCATATTGGCTGGCGGGCATGAGCTGGTTCGACGCCATCGGGCATAGCTTCTCGACCGTCGCCATCGGTGGCTTTTCGACCCACGACGCCAGCATCGGCTATTTCGACAGCGCCACCATCGAGCTGATTTGCGTGTTCTTCATGATCGTCTCGTCGCTGAGCTTCGGGCTGCACTTCGCAGTGTGGCGCGAGAAGCGCCTGAGCCATTATTTGCTCGACCCCGAATTCCGTTTTTTCGTGATCTTCCTGGCGCTGCTGATCACCATCACCATCGCCACGCTCATGTTGAGCGGCACCTACGACGACACCCTGGGACTGCGCCACGGCTTGTTCGAGGTAGTGTCGGTGGCCACCACTACCGGTTTCGGTGTCGCCGACTTCACCGTCTGGCCGGGCGTGTTGCCATTCATGCTGTTCATCGCCGCTTTCGTCGGCGCCTGCTCGGGCTCCGCTGGCGGGGGCATGAAGGTGATTCGCATCCTGTTGATCCTCAAGCAGGGCCTGCGCGAGATTCACCGCCTGATTCACCCCAATGCGGTGTTTTCAGTCAAAGTCGGCAAGATGCGTATTTCCAGCGGCGTGGCCGAAGCCGTGTGGGGCTTCTTCTCCGCTTATATGCTGCTTTTCGTGCTGATGTTGATGATCTTACTCGCCACCGGGCTGGATCAGGTGACGGCCTGGTCGGCGGTGGGCTCGGCGCTCAACAACCTGGGTCCGGGACTGGGTGGTGTGGCCGAGCATTACGGCGACATGCCTGATCTCGCCAAGTGGACCCTGGTGATGGCCATGATGTTCGGGCGCCTGGAGATCTTCACCATCCTGGTGTTGTTCACGCCTGCGTTCTGGCGACGCTGA
- the def gene encoding peptide deformylase, with product MAKLTILEFPDGRLRNKAAPVETVDDEIRTLVDDMLDTMYDAQGIGLAATQVDVHRRVIVMDVSDDRSQPRVLINPEYTPLGEEREPMQEGCLSIPDHYAEVPRALRVSLKALDRDGTPYELEADGLLAHCIQHECDHLEGTLFVDYLSPLKRDRIMKKMQKRHKAMQDA from the coding sequence ATGGCCAAGCTGACCATTCTCGAATTTCCCGACGGACGCCTGCGCAACAAGGCAGCGCCTGTCGAGACCGTCGACGACGAGATCCGTACGCTGGTCGACGACATGCTCGACACCATGTACGACGCCCAGGGCATCGGCCTGGCCGCGACCCAGGTCGATGTGCACCGCCGTGTCATCGTCATGGATGTCAGCGACGATCGCTCACAGCCCCGCGTACTGATCAATCCCGAATACACTCCGCTGGGTGAGGAACGCGAGCCCATGCAGGAGGGCTGCCTGTCGATTCCCGACCATTATGCCGAGGTACCGCGTGCGTTGCGGGTATCGCTCAAGGCACTGGATCGCGATGGCACGCCTTACGAGCTGGAGGCCGATGGTCTGCTCGCCCACTGCATCCAACATGAGTGCGATCACCTCGAAGGCACGCTGTTCGTCGACTATCTCTCGCCGCTCAAGCGCGACCGAATCATGAAAAAGATGCAGAAACGCCACAAGGCCATGCAGGACGCCTGA
- a CDS encoding nicotinamidase: protein MLQDALEIIDTRCALLVVDVQGDFMPGGALACADGDAILPGLSQLLGERRFAHVVATQDWHPARHVSFASEHAGYQPFDTLDLYGEPQTLWPDHCVQNTPGARLHPGLDWAPVDLIVRKGCDPRVDSYSAFRNNLGPDGTRPTTGLTGWLRERGVDSVYLCGLARDVCVLWSAEDAVAAGFKTRFLWPLTRPVTHDTDAATRQRLTRLGVEIIGA, encoded by the coding sequence GTGTTGCAGGATGCCCTCGAGATCATCGATACGCGTTGCGCCCTGCTCGTCGTCGACGTGCAAGGCGACTTCATGCCTGGCGGGGCGCTGGCCTGCGCCGATGGCGATGCCATCCTGCCGGGGCTGAGCCAGTTGCTCGGCGAGCGACGTTTCGCGCACGTCGTGGCGACCCAAGACTGGCATCCCGCACGACACGTCTCCTTCGCCAGCGAGCATGCGGGCTATCAGCCCTTCGATACCCTCGACCTATACGGCGAGCCGCAGACCCTGTGGCCCGATCACTGCGTGCAGAACACGCCCGGCGCCCGTCTGCATCCCGGGCTCGACTGGGCACCGGTGGATCTGATCGTGCGCAAGGGATGCGACCCACGCGTCGATTCCTACAGCGCCTTTCGCAACAACCTGGGGCCCGATGGCACACGCCCCACCACGGGGTTGACCGGCTGGCTACGCGAACGCGGCGTCGACAGCGTCTATCTCTGCGGTCTGGCGCGTGACGTATGCGTATTGTGGAGCGCCGAGGACGCCGTCGCCGCGGGCTTCAAGACACGCTTTCTGTGGCCGCTGACGCGCCCAGTTACCCATGACACGGACGCCGCCACGCGGCAGCGTCTCACTCGGCTCGGTGTCGAGATCATCGGCGCTTGA
- the fmt gene encoding methionyl-tRNA formyltransferase has protein sequence MSQSLRVAFAGTPDFAAASLAALLESRHEVVSVHTQPDRGAGRGRKLKPSPVKALALDHDLPIHQPTTLKDAAARQALADCNADVLVVVAYGLILPQAVLDIPRLGCLNVHASLLPRWRGAAPIQRAIEAGDTRSGVTIMQMDAGLDTGDMLLVRDTPITATTTSGELHDRLATLGGKAIVEALDALSDTGLAATPQPAEGVTYATKLSKAEAELDFTRPAAELADRVRAFNPWPVAWTRLADEPLRLWLAEPAPDNGTAAAPGTLLESTPDALRIACGPDGTQVLHITRAQLPGGKPLAVRDLLNARGERFAPGQLLGQETTS, from the coding sequence ATGTCCCAGTCTCTGCGCGTCGCATTCGCCGGCACGCCCGATTTCGCCGCCGCCAGCCTCGCGGCACTGCTCGAAAGCCGCCACGAGGTGGTCTCGGTGCATACCCAGCCCGACCGTGGCGCGGGACGCGGGCGCAAGCTCAAGCCCAGCCCGGTCAAGGCACTGGCGCTCGACCACGACCTGCCCATCCATCAACCGACCACGCTCAAGGACGCCGCTGCTCGGCAGGCGCTCGCCGACTGCAACGCCGACGTGCTGGTCGTGGTCGCCTATGGGTTGATCCTGCCGCAAGCGGTGCTCGATATCCCGCGCCTGGGCTGCCTCAACGTGCATGCCTCGCTGTTGCCTCGTTGGCGCGGCGCGGCGCCCATTCAGCGCGCCATCGAAGCCGGCGACACGCGTAGCGGAGTGACCATCATGCAGATGGACGCCGGCCTCGATACCGGCGACATGCTGCTGGTGCGCGACACGCCGATCACCGCGACGACCACCAGCGGCGAGCTGCACGACCGTCTTGCCACGTTGGGCGGAAAGGCCATCGTCGAAGCGCTCGACGCCCTGTCGGACACGGGCCTGGCCGCGACGCCACAGCCGGCGGAGGGCGTCACCTACGCCACCAAGCTCAGCAAGGCCGAGGCCGAGCTCGATTTCACACGCCCTGCCGCCGAACTCGCCGACCGCGTGCGTGCCTTCAACCCCTGGCCGGTGGCCTGGACACGCCTCGCCGACGAGCCACTACGCCTGTGGTTGGCCGAGCCAGCCCCCGACAACGGCACCGCCGCGGCCCCCGGCACGCTACTGGAGAGCACCCCGGACGCCCTGCGCATCGCCTGCGGCCCCGACGGCACTCAGGTGCTGCACATCACCCGCGCCCAACTGCCCGGCGGCAAGCCGCTCGCGGTGCGCGATCTGCTCAATGCCCGTGGCGAGCGCTTTGCTCCGGGACAGCTACTGGGTCAGGAGACCACCTCATGA